The Brachyhypopomus gauderio isolate BG-103 chromosome 19, BGAUD_0.2, whole genome shotgun sequence DNA segment AAAGTCATCATCCGCTCAGATATTAAGGTTGGAGCctaaacaaccacacaccaaaTTTGATTAGTTATAAAGTTGTGAAAGATCCTAAACATTTGCAACATACAACAACAAATTTGcaacatatatttttttctattttaattTTGTAGCACATTGGTTATGATATGCTGATTCACTTATAGTAATGAATAATGAAATCCAGATAATTAATGCTCTTAATGAAATAATTATGACCTTTCACCTGATTTTGAGTAGTTGTTACTGTGTTAACTTTAAGGATTGGCGGATCCATGTGAGCCAAATGCATCAGCACCAGGATGGCATTAAAACCTCACTAAAAGAGGCCAAGGTCTGTTAGTCACTAATAATAAGTGCGTTTTGTGTGTCCTTTTTTTCTGTTCTTTCACTAAAAACACTAACATGGTCCTATTTCATGTCCTTTCTTGTTTTTAATAgttagataaaaataaaataagcgCCAGTGTCTTAAcacataattttatatatttatgtgtcTGTTGTAGGGGTATCTGGATAAACTGGTGGAGGAGATCAGTAAGACTCAGGAGAAAGTGAGCAGTCGAGAGAAGTACATCAACACTCAACTGGAGCTCCTCATTACAGAATACCGAAACGTCCAGTCAAAACTCAGCGAGGTAATCCACACAGCCAGTCAAAAACTCAGTGAAGTAATCCACACGGCCAGTCAAAACTCAGCGAGGTAATCCACACAGCCAGTCAAAACTCAGTGAGGTAATCCACACAGCCAGTCAAAACTCAGCAAGATAACCTCATAACCAGTCAAAACTCAGTGAGGTAATCCACACAGCCAGTCAAAACTCAGTGAGGTAATCCACACAGCCAGTCAAAACTCATCGAGGTAATCCACACAGCGAGTCAAAACTCGGTGAGGTAATCCTCACAGCCAGTCAAAACTCAGCAAGATAACCTCATAACCAGTCAAAACTCGGTGAGGTAATCCTCACAGCCAGTCAAAACTCAGCAAGATAACCTCATAACCAGTCAAAACTCAGTGAGGTAATCCTCATAACCAGTCAAAACTCAGCAAGGTAATCCTCATAACCAGTCAAACTCAGCAAGGTAATCCTCACAGCAAGTCAAAACTCAGTGAGGTAATCCACACAGCCAGTCAAAACTCAGCGAGGTAATCCACACAGCCAGTCAAAAACTCAGTGAGGTAATCCACACAGCCAGTCAAAACTCAGCGAGGTAATCCACACAGCCAGTCAAAACTCAGTGAGGTAATCCTCACAGCCAGTCAAAACTCACCTAGGTCAACCGAGGTAAATCAGCCAGTCAAATCTCAATATCAAAGTTGAAGATCAAAGTTTTCATTTTCATATCTGTACAATCCATCCCATCTgtcagtctgtgtgtatgtgtggagttaacggtgtgtgtgtttgtgtgtgtcaggctAAGGAGTTGTATCAGCAGGGCAGTGGAGGTGTGACGGAGAGGACCAGAACTCTGGCAGAGGTAACACTACTATTAAAAATATTATTTCATTACTTAACCTGGTAACAGTAAGAACCCTATAATGTTCTACGCAGTTTTTTTTATAGCTCTTCTGTAACATTGTGTGTAGATAAGTGAGGAGCTAGAAAAGGTCAAACAGGAAATGGAAGAGAAAGGAAGCAGCATGTCTGATGGAGGtgaacccacacaaacactcacacactgattgTTGGCCTTTCTGCTAACACCTGCTAACACCGCacctggtttgtgtgtgtgtttgctgtgtaGCTCCAGTTGTGAAGATCCGCCAGAGCCTGACCAAGCTTAAGCAGGAGATCCAGGAGATGGATGTTCggatgggggtggtggagcACACGCTCCTGCAGGCCAAACTGAAGGAGAAGAGCAACATGACCAGAGACATGCACGCCACACACATAACAgaaaccagcacacacacctactcatgACCACATATCTGCTACATTTAATACACGTTTACttgaaatgttatgtttaactttataaatatatattttatggtTTCTAAAATGTATGAGGCTGTTGATGTCTTATGTGAAGGTCTAAGGTTGTGACTACATTTCTGCACTGTTGCAAAATTGCTACAGTATAAATAGATCTTAAAAGGTACACAAATAATTTCCATTAATTTAACAATATGTTTAGTTAACATGACTTTATCACTGACCAGAACAACACATGACaccttaaaaaatatatttccaTCTATTGACTGCCTCAGGACGCATAAATCTTTGTttaatttttaattaatttattcttACACTATGGAGCATATAACATACATCACACAGAGTGTCCAAGTCCACCCATTGATTTTGGGATTTAACACTATTTTGATGGCCCAAATGGCCCTAATGTTGAGTACAGTTTAGAAATGTTTTACCCTCACTAATCTTGCAGAATCCAGAGTTGAATCtaaatataaaaacattcattAGATCAGTATACACTGTCAATAGCTACAGGACAATCTGATGGTAGTTCAGATTGTGATTAGTGTGTAGACATTTTTCCATTACAAACAAATCAGAAAcggcaattaaaaaaaaaacgtcaAGGCATTGTGGaactctcatgcacacacagacaaattcTCACTCCCATGTGTGCCTAATCTTTCATAAACTATCAAAGTCTTGTGCATACATTAATGTCTCTGTCTTACAATATTATACATTTATAGAAGagaataacattaaataaatgtGGGATATGTGTAATTACAATCAAATGACTAAAGGAAAATTACAACTCTAAGCCGTAAAAAATGTGTGAGTCTGAAGGGGTGATAGGAGGAATGGTAGCATACATGtcagtatagtatagtatagtaaagTATGATTATGGCCTAAACATGGCCTTTTGTGAATTATGAATTATGgccttttgtaagtcgctctggataagagcgtctgctaaatgctataAATGTAAGTGTAAATGTAAACAACCCCTAATACAGCTAGCTCCCTAAAGCAACCAGCATTGTGTTTCATTTTGAGCTTTGCTCCACCTGCTGGTACTAGTTTAGCTCCACAGTACCGTATCAGGAGCAGACTTAACATGAGGATTAGACGTGGGGTTTAGGATCATTTTCAAAATGATAATGAAGCTGAAATATAGACATGAATGAAAAGGTAAATTAGTATAGTTTTTAACATACACATGCAGGTATGTCTTCATTATATAGTTGGTTGCTTTTGAATATTTTCAATTAGGTTCACCTGAATATCCACTGAAATTTGAATTCAATGTAAGACAGAGTGGCTATTTTCCTTTATAAAATACAGATACTGGAGATTTATGATATTTTACTGTTGCCTTTGCTTTTTCTTCATCACAAAATCTAATATCAAATGGATATGTTGGGTAATAATATGATTATTGTGTTTATTATCTTAATGAATTCTGTTATAGTCTTAATTGTAATGCTGCCTGAATTGGCCAGGACACCCTTGTAAAAGAGACTGTGAAACTCAATGGGGAATAGCggtaaaatacaaataaatattattttaatgcGTATAATTTGTATGCATTTTCCAAAACTACGTGTGACAGAAGTATGACAGCTTGCGTGTATAACAGTATGTGAGAAGTAAATGACGAATTATGAACTAAACGTCATATGTAGGGAAGTGTCAGTTTTGTGATTTCTGTTCACCACAGCGTCCGGTGTTCTGGAGCGGAGCTGTGGGCGTAACTGGGAGGCTTGTTTTCGGTTTGCTCGTTGTTCTTGAATTGGGTTTAGTGCCCTTAACTCCGCTTGGAAAAGACTGCGGTAAGTTGGACTGGATTGCTTTGTTACTTTGTAAAAGATATTCTGACTTATATCGTTAcgttttacttttcattgtttGCTCTCGTCGTACAGTATGTTGTGTTGTAGCTTATAAATATCGTTCATGTGGTTATATCACTCTCTGTCTCGACAATTAATTACTGTCTGAGAGAAAactgattttaaaaaatcaatcaTGTCAAATTCAGTAATTGCATTTTCTGTGCTattttgttttgaatgttttgCATCTTACGTCACCATTTCCCAAGCTATCCTGAAAATGCTCAAATGCATTTAGGGTCGTTAACTGTTATCATCTGTAGTCTCGACAGTCGCTATTCGACTGTGTCGATCAGTTTGTTTTCTTATCAGTTTTACACACTGTGTGGATTACCACTTTGCAGTGAATTATTGTAATAACGAGATTCGTCATGGTCTTTATTTTAGTAACTATTTTTTTGCGTATTCTGAATACTAAcaaataattcagttaaatcGATGCAAAGGTTATTCAGAAAAATGAAGAATGAGGTGCTTTGTGTAGAAAGCGATAGTGCATTCACTGAGTTTCTTTGACCGACCGTCAAAAAGCCAAGCAATAGCTTTATTAACTACATTCTAAACAGACAAACCCATAATAAATCAAAATGCATGAAATGCGTTGGAAATTGACCTGTGCGTGTTTCCTGttcaaataaaaataacattccCTGCCATGTGATTACTGTAGGGACAGAGAAATACTATTACAGATACGCTTCTTTCATATTCTTTTTCTTTGTTCGTGTACTGTGAATTATCCATCCATATGTTTTGGGCAGGGTGCTTACAATTCACATTCACTCTTGAGTTCtgattttttgttttaaacacacacacacacacacactagaattctctcctcttctccagtCTGCAGTTAACAGGAAGTACAGTATATTCTACTGACTCCTCCCATTTTGCCAGCATCACCCCCAGTTTTGTCATCCCCATGCTGGCCCTACTTCCTCTTGTCCTTCCTGCTTcctgcccccaccccaccccactccaACCTCCATGGGCTTGTTCCTCTCGCATTCTGTTTCCTCTCCGGTTGCATTCTTTGTTTTGTGAGAGACAGTTTACACCAGACATTACACATATTTTTTTACACATCCAAGTGTAATATTTTATATAGCCTATTGAAGATTCATACACACAAGTctacattttaattattttatatttaaaaattgTTGAACTCTGAGTTTCTCAGAGAAGTATTACTCAGATGTCTATGTGCGTCTGTGCGTATCCTTGCCTGTTAGATTATATGCTGTGTCTACATGTACGTGTGCTTCTGTTTTATAGGTTGTGCAGAATTGAGAGCAATGGCTTTATTCTTCCAAGGAGCCATTACAAGTTAGTATAACATCATCTGTCTattcctctctatctctctcacatgcacatTTTACTCACTTTGCTACATGTTGATATTTATTTTAGGTTCACCAGTAAAGACCATAAAACAGGAAGACCAAGCTTGCAACAGGTCAGCTGATCACTGTAATTTTTAATATCTCTACTGTTATACTACATTACACTGTACACTCACCTGGGATCATTTACAGAGATCAAGTATTGATTTGTTTTAGATTTCTCTGTTGTTATTTCACTTTGCATTTTGTTAATTGACAAAAAACTATAGACAAAACTATTAACACTTCTGTTTTTTAAAGCATGCTTTACTTTAGCGCAGTACTTTTCATAATACATAGGTTTGCTAATTACGAATTCATGACTATAGTGatgtttttaaaacaaattGTGGACTGCATGTTTTATTAGATATTTCACTGAGCATGTAGCTGCTTGTGTGGATTGGTGACAGTTTAATCTGATTTCTGCCCCTCAGTTTTGATGCATCCTTCCTGTCCGATTGCTCCTACGAGTGTTTCTCCACAAATCCAGTAACAGGTTCAGTATGTGCTTGCCGGCGGAGTCCAAGACTCCTTGCCAATGGTTACTATGTACTAACGGAAGACAGTATTGTGACTGATGATGAAGGTAACCTGACCCTCACTCCGACACAGACCAACATCTCCTACAAAGAAAACCTTGTAAGGTCAGTGAAAGAGACAgaaattgtgtttgtgtgtttgcttgtgagagatggaggtgacagacagacacaaacgTTAAGACACCTTTCTTTAAGAGAAGCTGAAAGTTAATGGCCTAGAGTGGCTCCATTGCTATTTTTGACACCTAAAGACTTTATAGCATTTATCTTAAGGTGCAATAAGTCTGTTGGAGACAGATGTTAGTTTTGGGTCAACCCACTTGAACAATGTGCAACTGCAACTATCTGAATGTACTATAAAGTTTCTTGTTTACCTTATGGTACATTTACAATATTTGGCAAGCACTCTTGCCTAGAGCTATTCACCTGTGTTACTATAACAGTACATTTGCTCTTTTGGGAATCAAATCCCTGACACTGGTGATAGGTGAGCCACATGTCCTGCTGCAGCAGAAATATTCTTTCAATTTTTTAAATTAGAATTAAAATGCATCAGGTCAGTGTAAAGACGTTCCCTGAGCTTGTTTACTTCTAAAGCGAATCATATTATTAAAAACAATTCTATATAGCTTAAAAATTGCCATCCATCCTGCATGACTAGAATCCTATGTAGACATGTTTGGTCATGTAAGTAGCAAGAGTGCAGACTATTTTCGGAGAACAGGATAAGAGAAGATTGTGTGTGCTCCTTGACTGGTTTATTCTAGACACGTATGTTATGTTATCTCATGAATTCCTGCTGTGAgagactgtctgtgtgtgtagattaGCTCATGACTCTGGTTGCTAAGTGGCTAAGAGCTCAGTAAGAAGTCAggacatatataatatatatatacatacacctgTATATGTGTTTTCAATAAAGAAAAATACTTTACACAATTTGTCAGACACACTTGTCCAGAACGACTTACAGAAATACTTTGTTGGCTCTGTCAAATATCCTCGTGATAATAGGTCAGTTTTAAGAATACCTTCAGACTAAAGACTTGACTACAGTGGAAAATAAGTTTGAAAAATATACTGATCCTCTTCTAGTAGAATTGTACTTAAATAGTAAGATGTTCTGTAAGAAATTACATTTATAGCGTCAGACAATAAATAAAACTTAACCAGTTgctatgactgtgtgtgtgcttacagAATTTTTCGTCGAAGGCGGAAAGTCAGAACTTCATTGGCCAGCCTTCTGAGTAATGTcagccagtcatgtcagtcatggcTGGGGGGGAGTGTCTTCAGTAGATCAAACTCCACTACCTCTGATGAAGTATCATCATGGTTAGGTGCTACCGATAGCGCTGAAAATGATCCGCCCATCTGTTTTACATATGGTGAGGGGCttaattttttaaaaaataaaagttgcAAACAAAGTTCTGTTTTTTAGAGAGCAGAGGACAATATCTCTATATGTGTTTTACAGATCCTACAgaaactcttcctcctccagacaaacaaacagtCTTGGAAGAGGAGTATCACTCTAAAGTTTGCCCCGCCCATGATCAGCCCAGCCCATCAGTGACTGGTCTGCTGGATGTCCCACCCCCTACAGAGTCTCTCTACAATGCTTATTACCCACCTGCCAATCAACCCTCAGGTGAAAGAAATTTTACTGCTCATTGGCAGAGCAGTTTTTTTTCTGCTCAACAGTAGAGCTTATTGATTGTTATTTCCACAAAGATTTACTGTAGTACTGATCATTTACCCTTTCTATTAGATGGAATTATTTCAAAAGCCATTCTTCTCTTCATCATAACATTCTGTCTCTGTGCCACTGTGTTCTCCAGGTATGATACAGAAAATGACTGAACGCTATAACTATTTCTGATTTCTATATACAATTTTCTGACAGTGTTTGCTTAACCCGTTTCTGGGTGATTATGTCAAATCCTGACAGATGGGTGGCTGGAGGCATTGCTGTGGTAGTGGCGGTCCTTTATCTCATCTTGCTGATACGTGAGTACATGTACACATAAACGCACATTCATCATCACTTGGGCACATT contains these protein-coding regions:
- the tmem71 gene encoding transmembrane protein 71 codes for the protein MALFFQGAITSSPVKTIKQEDQACNSFDASFLSDCSYECFSTNPVTGSVCACRRSPRLLANGYYVLTEDSIVTDDEGNLTLTPTQTNISYKENLVRIFRRRRKVRTSLASLLSNVSQSCQSWLGGSVFSRSNSTTSDEVSSWLGATDSAENDPPICFTYDPTETLPPPDKQTVLEEEYHSKVCPAHDQPSPSVTGLLDVPPPTESLYNAYYPPANQPSDGIISKAILLFIITFCLCATVFSRWVAGGIAVVVAVLYLILLIRKCKFGTGLRWNQTKTEDITSRNE